From the Excalfactoria chinensis isolate bCotChi1 chromosome 1, bCotChi1.hap2, whole genome shotgun sequence genome, one window contains:
- the LOC140264715 gene encoding fibrinogen-like protein 1, translating to MSVLMAWLLLLLLVNFSSPAPRFSENDICLLDNNKLRQRLKHLQDLLYLYELQLKDILENTYHRTKSELFSGNRSMQHEPLLPTTSGNLIVYDQDCSAVYNRKKTKSGYYRVRPRADQEPFLVYCDMSDGGGWTVIQRRSNGRENFNRKWNDYKLGFGKFQGKNDEYWLGNDHIYDLLARGESSLKIDLMDWHGERRYAVYENFQLTNEQDNYRLWFGTYSGNAGDALSGGSSFEDQWSASHRGMQFTTSDKDHDRFLAGNCALESSGGWWFNRCHAVNLNGWYYKAGRYNGSHDNGIVWSTWRGMWYSLKSSAMKIRSPFFVDSESGDGEDGQGS from the exons ATGAGTGTGTTGATGGCCtggttgctgctgctccttctggtCAACTTCAGCTCACCTGCACCCAGGTTTTCG gAAAATGATATTTGCCTCCTAGACAACAATAAATTGAGACAAAGGTTAAAACATCTTCAAGATTTACTTTACTTGTATGAACTGCAGCTGAAGGACATCCTGGAGAACACTTATCACAGGACAAAAAGTGAGCTCTTCTCAGGCAACAGGAGCATGCAGCATGAGCCTCTTTTACCCACAACCAGTGGGAATTTGATAGTCTATGACCAAG ATTGTTCTGCAGTGTATAATAGGAAGAAGACCAAAAGTGGCTACTACCGGGTCAGGCCCAGGGCAGACCAAGAGCCTTTCCTGGTGTACTGCGACATGTCTGATGGTGGTGGGTGGACTGTAATTCAGCGGCGGAGTAATGGCAGAGAGAATTTCAACAG GAAGTGGAACGATTACAAACTGGGATTTGGGAAGTTCCAGGGCAAGAATGATGAATACTGGCTGGGCAATGACCACATCTACGACCTGCTTGCTAGAG GAGAGAGCTCATTAAAGATTGACCTGATGGACTGGCATGGGGAAAGACGTTATGCGGTATACGAAAACTTCCAGCTCACCAATGAACAG GACAACTACAGGTTATGGTTTGGCACCTACTCCGGTAATGCTGGTGACGCTCTGTCTGGTGGGAGCAGTTTTGAAGATCAGTGGTCAGCCTCTCACAGAGGGATGCAGTTCACCACATCAGACAAGGATCACGATCGATTCCTGGCAGGCAACTGTGCATTGGAGAGCAGTGGTGGTTGGTGGTTTAACAG GTGCCATGCTGTAAACCTCAATGGATGGTACTACAAAGCAGGAAGGTACAACGGATCCCATGACAACGGCATTGTTTGGTCTACGTGGCGCGGCATGTGGTACTCGCTCAAATCCTCAGCCATGAAAATCAGGTCTCCATTCTTTGTTGACAGCGAGAGTGGAGATGGTGAGGATGGTCAGGGCAGCTGA